A region of Marnyiella aurantia DNA encodes the following proteins:
- a CDS encoding beta-carotene 15,15'-monooxygenase, with translation MPDFNLDDLKKTWQEQEVRPKYGNSDILEMLNHKSRNYVKYILWISVIEFLFFTGLSVFYIFKSEETNSFISAIEKLGVQKTPELQQEFSHLYNLLKAVSFLITGFFVVKFYQNYRRINLEANLKKFILQIIVFRRTVNHFILANILLLILFTGILTVFIFRTLSVQNITLGQPTLVGFLTGIGIATLGSVGLIWLYYRIVYGIIMKKLGRNLSQLKDIENSTDGE, from the coding sequence ATGCCTGACTTTAATTTAGACGATTTAAAAAAAACATGGCAGGAACAGGAAGTTCGGCCAAAATATGGCAACTCTGATATTCTGGAAATGCTGAATCATAAATCGCGCAATTATGTAAAATATATCCTGTGGATCAGCGTGATAGAATTCCTGTTCTTCACCGGGCTGTCTGTGTTCTACATCTTTAAAAGTGAAGAAACCAACAGCTTCATTTCAGCCATAGAAAAACTTGGTGTACAAAAAACGCCCGAACTGCAGCAGGAGTTTTCACACTTATATAATTTACTGAAAGCTGTGAGTTTTCTGATTACAGGCTTTTTTGTTGTAAAATTTTATCAAAACTACCGTCGCATAAATCTGGAGGCTAACCTTAAGAAATTTATTCTGCAAATCATAGTTTTCCGCAGGACTGTAAACCATTTTATCCTGGCCAATATTCTTTTGCTGATATTGTTTACAGGTATTCTGACCGTTTTTATTTTCCGTACGCTTTCGGTACAGAACATCACTCTGGGGCAACCTACTTTAGTTGGTTTCCTTACCGGAATTGGTATTGCGACACTGGGAAGCGTAGGTCTGATCTGGCTATATTACCGAATCGTTTACGGCATCATTATGAAGAAACTGGGACGTAACCTTAGTCAGCTGAAAGACATTGAAAACA